One segment of Geomonas ferrireducens DNA contains the following:
- the flgC gene encoding flagellar basal body rod protein FlgC — translation MDFFTSMDISASALAAERTRMNLISSNLANVNSTRTAEGGPYRRKDAVFTATPLKEAGSFGAALSRANDARSVQVTQVNEDPRPPRMQYEPGHPDADPNGYVAYPNINVVEEMADMITASRSYEANITATNAAKSMALKTLDLLR, via the coding sequence ATGGACTTTTTCACCTCGATGGACATCAGCGCCTCGGCCCTGGCCGCCGAGCGTACCAGGATGAACCTCATCTCCTCCAACCTGGCAAACGTCAATTCCACCAGGACAGCGGAAGGCGGCCCGTACCGGCGCAAGGACGCGGTCTTCACCGCCACTCCGCTCAAGGAGGCCGGCTCCTTCGGCGCGGCGCTCTCCCGCGCCAACGACGCCCGCAGCGTCCAGGTCACCCAGGTGAACGAGGACCCGCGCCCCCCGAGGATGCAGTACGAGCCGGGGCACCCGGACGCGGACCCGAACGGGTACGTGGCTTATCCCAACATCAACGTCGTCGAGGAGATGGCGGACATGATCACCGCAAGCCGCAGCTACGAGGCGAACATCACCGCGACCAACGCGGCGAAGAGCATGGCTCTCAAGACGCTCGATCTGCTGCGCTAG
- the fliE gene encoding flagellar hook-basal body complex protein FliE, with amino-acid sequence MEISALTKVDGLSQAFPAKEAQATQANPAVGFGTFLEEMVSKVNEQQATADKSIQAMATGEGKGLHEVMLAVEKANISFQLLTQVRNKAVEAYQEIMRMPV; translated from the coding sequence ATGGAAATTTCGGCACTCACCAAGGTAGACGGCCTCTCGCAGGCGTTTCCCGCCAAGGAGGCGCAGGCCACCCAGGCCAACCCCGCCGTCGGCTTCGGCACGTTCCTCGAGGAGATGGTCTCCAAGGTGAACGAGCAGCAGGCGACCGCCGACAAGTCGATCCAGGCGATGGCGACCGGCGAGGGGAAAGGGCTGCACGAGGTCATGCTAGCGGTGGAAAAGGCGAACATCTCCTTCCAGCTCCTGACGCAGGTGCGCAACAAGGCGGTCGAGGCGTACCAGGAGATCATGAGGATGCCGGTATAA